In one window of Neisseria subflava DNA:
- a CDS encoding NUDIX hydrolase, which produces MNTDHLIHFLTQASRFSSRMQAERNQLVTAQTVKDAAVLVGIVLHEGAWQILLTKRAETLRQHTGQIAFAGGRKDVQDDSLTATALREAYEETAIPITAWQTFAPLPFYDTPSGYRVTPVPAICTHSVNPKAYPDEVAEIFYLPLSFALNLRNYTFRQLHHNNQTLALPALPFRHYDIWADSNHPIWTGRTLSAILPSF; this is translated from the coding sequence ATGAATACCGACCACCTTATCCATTTCCTAACTCAAGCTTCACGCTTCAGCAGCCGTATGCAAGCAGAGCGCAATCAATTAGTTACCGCCCAAACGGTCAAAGATGCAGCCGTTTTAGTCGGCATTGTCTTGCATGAAGGAGCGTGGCAAATTTTACTGACCAAAAGGGCCGAGACCTTAAGGCAGCACACCGGACAAATCGCCTTTGCCGGCGGCCGCAAAGATGTTCAAGACGACAGCCTAACGGCAACGGCGTTAAGAGAAGCTTATGAAGAAACTGCCATTCCGATTACCGCATGGCAGACTTTTGCGCCGCTACCCTTCTATGACACGCCTTCCGGCTACCGTGTTACGCCCGTTCCGGCAATTTGCACCCATTCCGTCAACCCCAAAGCCTACCCCGACGAAGTAGCAGAAATTTTTTATCTGCCTTTGAGCTTCGCCTTAAACCTGAGAAACTACACATTCCGTCAGCTTCATCACAACAATCAAACCCTCGCCCTCCCCGCCCTGCCTTTCCGACACTACGACATTTGGGCTGACAGCAATCATCCTATATGGACTGGCAGAACGTTATCAGCAATATTGCCAAGCTTTTAA
- a CDS encoding tetratricopeptide repeat protein, translating into MLFFPSRIRVAAAAVMMLFATQTFAAPGDSNAVFESAKIIKKKSRADRFSPEEREQERIRLLGIQNRTSQVFTLLNSELALQKGDAASALFTYILTLHRTKSPEVAERALEMAVSLNAFEQAEAIYQKWREIEPEPGETQKRMTWLRNLLLGKADKNLSGLDKVIAGGSEDEQKRVFLLLAQTAAQQPNLTSDAVKQVHKTALNYKDFPEAAIADAIFSAKDGQKKHAIAALQRLAKLDNEILPPTFVTLRLMAQRHPDILDGFFKDTDTKTLSPIWQELDIANLIAHGQNDQAFKRLQTLLEENPNPDLYIQAALLSASKTENISAVNSYLEKAYKAGTEEQRSRAALIGAVSYNDAEEFAKAKQWLDKVTATAYTFDKTILAASIEAKQGNHKEAWALVQRAQKMPEQRGRYFEASDLLNTALFVLSKNTNLQESLNALNSLVNSTEKSLKTQASPELLANMLYQRSMVYEKLNQPGKAIADLRRVVELYPDNPHGWNALGYTLLSNGKDLKEAFKMVQTAYQMEPESAAINDSVGWAYYLKGDAQMALPYIQYAYEKEPEAEVAAHLGEVLWTLGDQDKAKEIWNDGLKRGSNLRVLKETMSKFGITSSKPHPQKHK; encoded by the coding sequence ATGTTGTTTTTCCCATCCCGTATTCGAGTAGCAGCTGCGGCTGTCATGATGTTGTTTGCTACACAAACTTTTGCCGCGCCCGGCGATTCAAATGCAGTTTTTGAATCGGCTAAGATTATTAAAAAGAAAAGCCGTGCCGACCGTTTTTCTCCCGAAGAGCGCGAGCAGGAGCGGATACGTCTGTTGGGTATACAAAACCGTACCTCGCAGGTTTTCACTTTGTTAAATTCAGAACTGGCTCTGCAAAAGGGTGATGCGGCTTCTGCTCTGTTTACTTATATTTTGACGTTGCATCGCACCAAATCTCCCGAAGTGGCCGAACGCGCTTTGGAGATGGCGGTTTCTTTAAATGCCTTTGAACAGGCTGAAGCCATTTACCAAAAATGGCGCGAAATCGAGCCGGAGCCTGGTGAAACACAAAAGCGTATGACTTGGTTGCGCAATTTGCTGCTGGGCAAAGCCGATAAGAATTTGAGCGGATTGGACAAGGTGATTGCCGGCGGTAGTGAAGACGAGCAAAAGCGCGTGTTTCTGCTTTTGGCACAAACCGCAGCACAACAGCCGAATCTGACCAGCGATGCAGTCAAACAGGTGCATAAAACGGCACTGAATTATAAAGACTTCCCTGAAGCGGCAATTGCAGATGCAATTTTTAGTGCAAAAGACGGTCAAAAGAAACACGCCATTGCAGCATTGCAGCGATTGGCTAAGTTGGACAACGAAATCCTGCCGCCGACTTTTGTTACGTTGCGACTGATGGCGCAACGGCATCCTGATATTCTGGACGGCTTCTTCAAAGATACAGACACCAAAACCTTATCTCCGATTTGGCAGGAGTTGGACATCGCCAATTTGATCGCCCATGGCCAAAATGATCAGGCCTTTAAGCGTTTGCAGACTTTGTTGGAAGAAAATCCAAACCCTGATTTGTATATTCAGGCCGCCTTATTGTCCGCCAGCAAGACGGAAAATATTTCTGCGGTAAACAGCTATCTGGAAAAGGCTTATAAAGCCGGTACGGAAGAGCAGCGCAGCCGTGCGGCGTTGATTGGTGCGGTTTCTTATAATGATGCTGAAGAATTTGCGAAAGCCAAACAATGGCTGGACAAGGTAACGGCAACGGCTTATACGTTTGATAAAACTATTTTGGCCGCTTCTATCGAAGCCAAACAGGGCAACCATAAAGAGGCTTGGGCTTTGGTGCAACGCGCACAAAAAATGCCCGAGCAAAGAGGACGTTATTTTGAAGCCAGTGATTTGCTGAATACGGCTTTGTTTGTATTGTCTAAAAATACCAATCTTCAAGAATCGTTGAACGCTTTGAACAGCTTGGTAAATTCCACTGAAAAATCCTTGAAAACCCAAGCTTCTCCCGAGCTGCTTGCCAATATGTTGTATCAGCGTTCGATGGTGTATGAGAAGCTGAATCAGCCAGGCAAGGCGATTGCCGATTTGCGCCGAGTTGTTGAGTTGTATCCGGATAATCCACACGGTTGGAATGCTTTGGGCTATACCTTGCTGTCAAACGGCAAGGATTTGAAGGAAGCGTTTAAAATGGTTCAGACGGCCTATCAAATGGAGCCGGAAAGCGCAGCAATTAATGACAGTGTAGGCTGGGCGTATTATCTTAAAGGCGATGCGCAAATGGCGCTTCCATATATTCAATATGCCTATGAAAAAGAACCTGAAGCCGAAGTCGCCGCGCATTTGGGCGAAGTCCTATGGACGCTTGGAGACCAAGACAAGGCCAAAGAAATCTGGAATGACGGCTTGAAACGCGGAAGCAATCTCCGAGTATTAAAAGAGACAATGTCCAAATTCGGTATAACGTCCAGCAAACCACATCCTCAAAAACACAAATAA
- the lolB gene encoding lipoprotein insertase outer membrane protein LolB produces the protein MNLKQLSSVAALLFLAACAQPNLPQQNSWQAAEQVQDFSADGRLAVKVEGKGSYANFDWTYQNAVQTIDVNTPLGNTVGQLCQDSEGVLAVDSKGKVYQAETAEELSRQLLGFALPVQYLHIWADGKRVANAPYKILPDGRLEQFDWTISRTLNNSGQPKTLQLENAKFNIRLVFDTVNHSLDKNGQTRCAARK, from the coding sequence ATGAATTTAAAACAATTATCATCGGTTGCTGCCTTGTTGTTTTTAGCTGCTTGTGCGCAGCCAAACTTACCTCAGCAAAACAGTTGGCAAGCAGCAGAGCAGGTGCAGGATTTTAGTGCAGATGGTCGATTGGCTGTTAAAGTGGAAGGCAAAGGCTCATATGCTAATTTCGACTGGACTTATCAGAATGCGGTTCAAACCATTGATGTGAATACACCGTTGGGCAATACCGTAGGCCAGCTGTGTCAAGACAGTGAAGGCGTATTGGCAGTAGACAGTAAGGGTAAGGTTTATCAGGCGGAAACGGCTGAAGAATTGAGCAGGCAGCTTTTGGGTTTTGCTTTGCCGGTTCAATATCTGCATATTTGGGCGGATGGTAAACGCGTTGCCAATGCGCCATACAAAATCCTGCCTGATGGCCGTCTGGAGCAGTTTGACTGGACAATATCGCGTACTTTAAATAATTCAGGACAGCCCAAAACGCTTCAACTTGAGAATGCCAAGTTTAATATCCGCTTGGTATTCGATACAGTAAATCACTCTTTGGATAAGAATGGACAAACCCGATGCGCAGCACGCAAATAG
- the ispE gene encoding 4-(cytidine 5'-diphospho)-2-C-methyl-D-erythritol kinase: MSVSEEIQAFPAPAKLNLDLRITGRRSDGYHNLESIFCLIGLYDTVHLKMRTDGQIILHTPVEGLEPEQDLTYRAAKLLLPYANVPHGVEIWLDKVIPTGGGLGGGSSDAATVLMVLNQWWQCGLSRQQLIDLGVSLGADVPFFIFGRSAFAKGVGEKLAEIDVPKQWYVIVKPPVHVATAKIFAHEGLTRDSKPSIMPTFQSLQPFQNDMQVVVFQEYPEVWKAYVELFQYGYALMTGSGACLFIASASHQEANTIYQQVSQSYKAYCVEGLDIHPLFYMI; this comes from the coding sequence ATGTCTGTTTCAGAGGAAATTCAAGCCTTTCCTGCGCCGGCTAAATTAAATTTGGATTTGAGGATTACCGGCCGTAGGAGCGATGGTTATCATAATTTGGAAAGTATTTTCTGTTTGATCGGCTTATACGATACCGTTCATCTGAAAATGCGTACTGATGGGCAGATTATTTTGCATACGCCGGTCGAAGGGCTTGAGCCCGAACAGGACTTGACTTATCGGGCGGCTAAATTATTGTTGCCATATGCAAACGTACCACACGGTGTTGAAATTTGGTTGGATAAAGTGATTCCGACCGGAGGCGGATTGGGCGGTGGAAGCTCTGATGCGGCCACAGTTTTAATGGTTTTAAACCAATGGTGGCAATGTGGCTTGAGCAGGCAGCAACTGATTGATTTAGGCGTAAGTCTTGGTGCGGATGTTCCTTTTTTTATTTTTGGAAGAAGTGCTTTTGCCAAAGGCGTAGGCGAGAAGCTGGCTGAAATAGATGTCCCTAAACAATGGTATGTTATCGTTAAGCCCCCTGTCCATGTGGCAACAGCTAAAATTTTTGCACATGAAGGCTTGACACGTGATTCCAAACCCAGCATAATGCCGACTTTCCAATCATTACAGCCGTTTCAAAATGATATGCAGGTGGTTGTATTTCAGGAATATCCTGAGGTTTGGAAGGCTTATGTTGAGTTATTCCAATATGGTTATGCATTAATGACCGGTTCTGGGGCTTGTTTGTTTATAGCAAGTGCATCTCATCAAGAAGCAAATACAATTTACCAACAGGTTTCTCAATCATATAAAGCTTATTGTGTGGAAGGATTAGATATTCATCCTCTGTTTTATATGATTTAG
- a CDS encoding ribose-phosphate pyrophosphokinase produces the protein MAAYDSLMVFTGNANPELAQRVVKHLDISLGEATVSKFSDGEVAIELLENVRGRDVFILQPTCAPTNDNLMEILTMADALKRASAGRITAAIPYFGYARQDRRPRSVRVPISAKLVANMLYSAGIDRVLTVDLHADQIQGFFDIPVDNIYATPILLNDIKQQRIDNLTVVSPDIGGVVRARAVAKSLNADLAIIDKRRPKANVAEVMNIIGDIQGRTCLIVDDMIDTANTLCKAAVALKERGADRVLAYASHAVFSGEAVNRIASSEIDQVVVTDTIPLSEAAKKCERIRQVTIAGLLAETVRRISNEESVSYLFNEDVMTGGMLLP, from the coding sequence ATGGCTGCTTATGACAGTTTAATGGTGTTTACCGGTAATGCAAATCCGGAATTGGCGCAACGTGTTGTCAAACATTTGGATATTTCACTCGGTGAAGCCACCGTTTCCAAATTCTCTGATGGCGAAGTAGCCATTGAACTGTTGGAAAATGTGCGTGGTCGTGATGTGTTTATTTTGCAACCTACCTGTGCGCCAACCAATGACAACCTGATGGAAATTTTGACTATGGCCGATGCACTCAAACGTGCTTCTGCCGGTCGTATTACTGCCGCGATTCCTTACTTTGGCTATGCGCGTCAAGATCGTCGTCCTCGCTCTGTTCGTGTACCTATTTCTGCTAAATTGGTAGCGAATATGTTGTACTCGGCAGGTATCGACCGCGTATTGACTGTTGACTTGCATGCCGATCAAATTCAAGGTTTCTTCGATATTCCGGTGGATAATATTTACGCTACCCCGATTTTATTGAACGATATTAAACAACAACGTATCGACAATCTAACTGTTGTCAGCCCTGATATCGGTGGTGTTGTACGTGCACGTGCTGTTGCTAAATCTTTAAATGCTGATTTGGCCATTATTGACAAACGTCGTCCTAAAGCTAATGTGGCTGAAGTGATGAACATTATTGGCGATATTCAAGGCCGTACTTGCTTGATCGTAGATGATATGATCGATACGGCAAACACCCTGTGTAAAGCGGCTGTAGCCCTGAAAGAGCGCGGTGCAGATCGTGTACTGGCATACGCCAGCCATGCAGTATTCTCCGGCGAAGCAGTGAATCGAATTGCTTCTTCCGAAATTGACCAAGTAGTTGTGACAGATACGATTCCGTTGTCTGAAGCAGCTAAAAAATGTGAACGCATCCGTCAAGTTACCATTGCCGGTTTGCTGGCTGAGACGGTACGCCGTATCAGCAATGAAGAATCCGTCTCATATCTTTTCAATGAGGATGTGATGACTGGCGGCATGTTGCTGCCATAA
- a CDS encoding 50S ribosomal protein L25/general stress protein Ctc, whose translation MTYEIQASVREAQGTGASRRLRREGQIPGILYGEGQEPVAIAVDHKTVFYALEKESFHTALIKLSLNGETKDVIVRDFQMHPFRREVQHIDFQAVKADQPVRIRVPLHIVNAENSQAVKLQGGRVSLLNTSVEVVALPANIPAFLELDCASVVAGDILHLSDIKLPEGVESVSLKRNENLAVATVTGKKR comes from the coding sequence ATGACTTACGAAATTCAAGCCTCTGTTCGCGAAGCCCAAGGCACTGGTGCGAGCCGCCGCCTGCGTCGCGAAGGCCAAATCCCTGGCATTCTGTACGGTGAAGGTCAAGAGCCTGTTGCTATCGCTGTAGACCACAAAACTGTATTCTACGCATTGGAAAAAGAATCTTTCCATACTGCTTTGATTAAACTGTCTTTGAACGGTGAAACTAAAGACGTTATCGTGCGTGACTTCCAAATGCACCCATTCCGTCGCGAAGTTCAACACATCGACTTCCAAGCTGTAAAAGCTGATCAACCTGTACGCATCCGTGTTCCTCTGCACATTGTTAACGCTGAAAACTCTCAAGCTGTTAAATTGCAAGGTGGCCGCGTATCTCTGTTGAACACTTCTGTTGAAGTAGTTGCTTTGCCTGCAAACATTCCTGCTTTCTTGGAACTGGATTGTGCATCAGTAGTTGCCGGCGACATTCTGCACTTGTCAGACATCAAATTGCCAGAAGGTGTTGAAAGCGTTTCTCTGAAACGTAACGAAAACCTGGCTGTTGCTACTGTTACCGGTAAAAAACGCTAA
- the hscB gene encoding Fe-S protein assembly co-chaperone HscB, with protein sequence MSQYFNLFQLEPSFNIDTEALEQTYRALAARFHPDKFASASAFEQKQAVMMSSTINDAYRTLKSPIDRAAYLLKSQNIDADAPEHTSFSPEFLMQQMEWRETLMDAQMEQNHDAIRALDQEIQEVQSNLYQDLQQAFEQQDYESAAQWVRHGRFLNKLRNEIASIL encoded by the coding sequence ATGTCTCAATACTTCAACCTCTTCCAGCTTGAGCCATCTTTCAATATTGATACCGAAGCACTCGAACAGACCTATCGAGCTTTAGCTGCCCGTTTTCATCCCGATAAATTTGCTTCCGCCTCAGCTTTTGAGCAAAAACAAGCCGTCATGATGTCTTCTACAATTAATGATGCCTACCGCACATTAAAAAGCCCTATTGATCGGGCTGCTTATCTCTTGAAAAGCCAAAATATCGATGCTGATGCACCTGAACACACTTCGTTTTCACCAGAATTCCTCATGCAGCAGATGGAATGGCGAGAAACATTAATGGATGCACAAATGGAACAAAACCATGATGCCATCCGAGCGCTGGATCAAGAAATCCAAGAAGTACAAAGCAACCTATATCAAGATTTGCAACAAGCATTTGAACAACAGGATTATGAATCGGCCGCACAATGGGTACGGCATGGACGCTTTCTTAATAAACTTCGTAATGAAATTGCTTCAATCTTATAA
- the iscA gene encoding iron-sulfur cluster assembly protein IscA, with translation MITITENAAKHINSYLTKRGKGLGVRLGVKTSGCSGMAYNLEFVDEVNEDDLIFEEHGARVYIDPKSLVYLDGTQVDYTKEGLQEGFKFENPNVKDSCGCGESFHV, from the coding sequence ATGATTACTATCACAGAAAACGCAGCCAAACACATCAACAGCTACCTGACCAAACGCGGCAAAGGGTTGGGTGTGCGCTTGGGTGTGAAAACCAGCGGCTGCTCGGGCATGGCATACAACCTTGAATTTGTCGATGAAGTGAACGAGGATGATCTGATTTTTGAAGAACACGGCGCGCGCGTTTATATCGATCCAAAAAGCTTGGTTTATCTAGACGGCACGCAAGTCGATTACACCAAAGAAGGCTTACAGGAAGGTTTCAAATTTGAAAATCCGAATGTCAAAGACTCTTGCGGCTGTGGTGAGAGCTTCCACGTTTAA
- a CDS encoding recombinase RecA produces MPFTDEEVQSLLAVKGIGKTILQRLQQMGLDDIAKLAAADLDDILERGAQLTSSTCWRNSPQAKAAIAAAIEWAKQRFQTA; encoded by the coding sequence ATGCCTTTTACTGATGAAGAAGTCCAATCCCTACTTGCTGTCAAAGGCATAGGTAAAACCATATTGCAGCGTTTGCAGCAAATGGGATTAGATGATATTGCCAAGCTGGCGGCGGCAGATTTAGACGATATTTTGGAACGGGGCGCACAATTAACCAGCTCGACCTGTTGGAGAAATAGTCCGCAGGCTAAAGCTGCCATTGCCGCCGCAATAGAGTGGGCAAAACAGCGTTTTCAGACGGCCTGA
- the iscU gene encoding Fe-S cluster assembly scaffold IscU, producing MAYSDKVIDHYENPRNVGTFDKNDESVGTGMVGAPACGDVMRLQIKVNDEGIIEDAKFKTYGCGSAIASSSLITEWVKGKSLDDALAIKNSEIAEELELPPVKIHCSILAEDAVKAAVADYRKRQENK from the coding sequence ATGGCATACAGCGATAAAGTAATCGACCACTACGAAAATCCCCGCAACGTCGGTACTTTCGACAAAAACGACGAATCTGTCGGTACCGGTATGGTCGGTGCGCCAGCCTGCGGCGACGTAATGCGTCTGCAAATCAAAGTAAACGATGAGGGTATTATCGAAGATGCAAAATTCAAAACTTACGGTTGCGGTTCTGCCATCGCTTCTTCCAGCCTGATCACCGAGTGGGTCAAAGGCAAAAGCCTTGACGATGCGCTGGCAATCAAAAACAGCGAAATCGCCGAAGAGTTGGAATTGCCTCCAGTTAAAATCCACTGCTCTATCTTGGCTGAAGATGCGGTAAAAGCAGCCGTTGCCGACTATCGCAAACGTCAGGAAAACAAATAA
- a CDS encoding DUF3944 domain-containing protein, protein MAYRCDTDLEFLAEIKSEDLNDLVYCLTHDKDGEKRFTEELSESDAYKEYYPDHHQYWKLIAAEIQCFGANTFATLLRGGEGILYKEVLTDVCDKLKVNYNNSSSVEKIETHLLMKILEDSIEKLSPSELQDLARNLGLKNFSGITPEALVGIFQAVFRAGGFKSYQLTLIIVNYIMKAILGRGLSLAGNAALTRTMSVLAGPIGWTITGLWTAIDIAGPAYRVTIPAVIHVAVLRQKYLYDEKARDVSFG, encoded by the coding sequence ATGGCGTATCGTTGTGATACTGATCTGGAATTTTTGGCAGAGATTAAATCAGAAGATTTAAATGACCTTGTATATTGCCTAACTCATGATAAAGATGGTGAGAAAAGATTTACAGAAGAATTAAGTGAGAGTGACGCATATAAAGAGTACTATCCAGACCACCATCAGTATTGGAAATTGATAGCAGCAGAAATTCAATGTTTTGGTGCAAATACTTTTGCTACATTATTAAGAGGAGGAGAAGGGATACTTTACAAGGAAGTATTAACGGATGTATGTGATAAATTAAAAGTTAATTATAACAATAGCTCATCAGTTGAAAAGATAGAAACACATCTATTAATGAAAATTCTAGAGGATTCAATAGAAAAATTAAGTCCTTCTGAATTGCAAGACTTGGCAAGAAATTTAGGACTTAAAAACTTTTCAGGAATTACACCAGAAGCACTAGTAGGTATATTTCAAGCAGTATTTAGAGCAGGTGGATTTAAATCATACCAGCTGACCTTAATCATTGTTAATTATATTATGAAGGCTATTTTAGGAAGAGGGCTAAGTTTAGCAGGTAACGCAGCTTTAACAAGAACAATGTCTGTTTTAGCTGGCCCGATTGGTTGGACTATTACAGGATTATGGACTGCGATTGATATAGCAGGTCCTGCTTACCGTGTAACAATTCCTGCTGTAATTCATGTTGCGGTACTTCGCCAAAAATATTTGTATGATGAGAAAGCAAGAGATGTTTCTTTTGGATAA
- a CDS encoding IscS subfamily cysteine desulfurase: MTVKTPVYLDYAATTPVDRRVAEKMIPYLSDIFGNPASNSHSFGWEAEEAVEKARADIAALINADSKEIVFTSGATESNNLAIKGAAHFYKSKGNHLITVKTEHKAVLDTMRELERQGYEVTYLDVQENGLVDLDVLKAAIREDTILVSVMWVNNEIGVVQDIPAIGEICRERKIIFHVDAAQACGKVPVDVEAAKVDLLSMSGHKVYGPKGIGALYVRRKPRVRLEAQMHGGGHERGFRSGTLPTHQIVGMGEAFRIAKEELAQDTAHYLKLRDIFLKGIEGIEEVYINGDLEHRAPNNLNVSFNFVEGESLIMAVKELAVSSGSACTSASLEPSYVLRALGRNDELAHSSLRITFGRMTTEEEVQFAAELIKSKIGKLRELSPLWEMFKDGIDLNSIEWAAH; encoded by the coding sequence ATGACCGTCAAAACCCCCGTATACCTCGACTACGCCGCCACCACTCCCGTTGACCGCCGCGTTGCCGAAAAAATGATTCCCTACCTGTCCGATATTTTCGGCAACCCAGCCTCCAACAGCCACAGCTTCGGCTGGGAAGCAGAAGAAGCAGTCGAAAAAGCACGCGCAGACATTGCAGCCCTGATTAACGCCGACTCTAAAGAAATCGTTTTTACCAGCGGCGCAACCGAGTCCAACAACCTCGCCATCAAAGGCGCGGCGCACTTCTACAAATCTAAAGGCAACCACCTCATTACCGTAAAAACCGAGCACAAAGCCGTGCTCGACACCATGCGCGAACTCGAACGCCAAGGTTACGAAGTAACTTACCTGGACGTACAAGAAAACGGTTTGGTTGATTTAGACGTACTGAAAGCCGCCATCCGCGAAGACACCATCCTCGTTTCCGTCATGTGGGTAAACAACGAAATCGGCGTGGTTCAAGATATTCCTGCCATCGGCGAAATCTGCCGCGAACGCAAAATCATTTTCCACGTTGACGCAGCACAAGCATGCGGCAAAGTGCCTGTTGATGTTGAAGCCGCCAAAGTTGATTTGCTGTCTATGTCCGGCCACAAAGTATACGGCCCTAAAGGCATTGGCGCTCTGTATGTACGCCGTAAACCACGTGTCCGCCTCGAAGCCCAAATGCACGGCGGCGGCCACGAACGCGGTTTCCGTTCCGGCACATTGCCGACCCATCAAATCGTCGGCATGGGAGAAGCCTTCCGCATTGCCAAAGAAGAATTGGCACAAGACACTGCGCACTACTTAAAACTGCGCGATATCTTCCTCAAAGGCATCGAAGGCATCGAAGAAGTCTACATCAACGGCGACCTTGAACACCGTGCTCCAAACAACCTGAACGTCAGCTTCAACTTCGTCGAAGGCGAAAGCCTGATTATGGCAGTGAAAGAACTCGCCGTATCCAGCGGCTCCGCCTGTACTTCCGCAAGCCTTGAACCAAGCTACGTTTTACGCGCACTCGGCCGCAACGACGAATTAGCGCACTCTTCCCTGCGCATCACCTTCGGCCGCATGACCACCGAAGAAGAAGTGCAATTTGCAGCAGAACTGATTAAATCCAAAATCGGCAAACTGCGCGAACTGTCGCCGCTGTGGGAAATGTTCAAAGACGGGATTGATTTAAACTCAATTGAATGGGCGGCGCATTGA
- the iscR gene encoding Fe-S cluster assembly transcriptional regulator IscR, protein MRLTTKGRFAVTAMIDLAMNAQTGAVKLSAISERQSISLSYLEQLFSKLRRAGLVESLRGPGGGYILAAPAEQINIAQIISAAEDRLDATQCGSKANCNHGAPCLTHDLWENLNKTINDYLSGVTLQSIIEQKNCSDSSHVVTFTHIH, encoded by the coding sequence ATGAGACTGACTACCAAAGGGCGATTTGCAGTAACCGCCATGATAGATTTGGCGATGAACGCGCAAACCGGCGCTGTTAAACTCAGTGCCATCAGCGAACGACAAAGCATATCGCTTTCCTACCTCGAACAATTATTCAGCAAGCTGCGCCGTGCCGGATTGGTTGAAAGCCTACGCGGCCCCGGCGGAGGCTACATCCTTGCCGCTCCCGCCGAGCAAATCAATATTGCACAAATCATCTCCGCAGCCGAAGACCGACTGGATGCCACGCAGTGCGGCAGCAAAGCAAACTGCAACCACGGCGCCCCCTGTCTGACCCACGACCTTTGGGAAAACTTAAACAAAACCATCAATGATTACCTCAGCGGCGTTACGCTGCAAAGCATCATTGAACAAAAAAACTGCAGCGACAGCAGTCATGTCGTTACCTTTACACACATTCATTAA